The sequence below is a genomic window from Haloferax mediterranei ATCC 33500.
GTGCGAGCGTCGTCACGAGTTCGTAGTCGGGGTCGGTCGCGAATGCTTCGAGGAACGGCGTCGGCCGCTCGGTGAGTTCGAAGTCGACGCCAACTTCGTCGGGTGCGGCGTCTCGAAGCGTCGATTCGAGCGCCTCGCGAAAGCCGCCAGCCGTCTCCGGCGGGACGCTCCGGCGGTCGACGACGAGTCGACAGGCTGCCGGAACCTGGTTCGAGTTCTCGCCGCCGTTGACCATCGTCGGCGTCAGCGTCGCCGCGCCGAGGTCGGGGTGTTCGTCACGGTCGTCGTCGAACGACCGAATCGCGTCGAGGACTGGCGCGAGCGCGTCGATAGCGTTGCTACCCGAATCCGGCTCTGCGGCGTGTGCAGCGATGCCAGCCAATGTGACCGTTCCCTCGAAGCGGCCTTTCGCGGCCGTACACACGTCGAGACCGGTTGGCTCGCCGACGATGTAGCAGTCGCCGTCCACGTCGAGGGCGGCCGCGCCGGTCGAAAGGAGTTCTTCGTCGGGCGTAATCGCCAGCGTCACCCGAGCGTCGGGAGCAGGGTCGACCGCGAAAAACGCCGCGAGAAGTGCTGCGAGCGGTCCCTTCGCATCGCACGAACCTCGTCCGTGGATAATTCCCTCCTCGCGGGCGTACGGGATGTGTGGAGAGACGGTATCGATGTGCGTGTTGAGGACGAGGTGCGTCTCGGGGTCGGAGACACCTTTCGCGGCGAGTGTGTTCCCCGCGTCGTCGACAGTCGCGTCGGTACCGTGGGATTCGAGCGTTTCGACCAGCAGGTCACGCATCTCGTCCACGTCATCGTTCGAGGCTACGGGGACGGCCCGTTCGAGGAACGCGATGGGGTCGAACCCCTCGTCGTTCATCGTTGGCGGAAGACGATGTCGGCTTCGCCGTTCCCCTCGCGGACGGCCGGGCCGCCGAGAAGCGCCGTTCCTTCGTCGGGAACGGTCACGGAGAGCGCACCACCCGGTGGTGAGACGGAAACCGGGTCGTCGCCGGAGACGAGTCCGAGTCGCTTGGCGACGGCAACGACGGCGACTGCGCCGGTTCCGCAAGACTGCGTCTCACCTTCGATACCGCGCTCGAAGGTGCGCTGGCGGAAGCCGCCTTCGCCGTCCGGCGAGGCGATGGTGACGTTCGCTCCCTCGGAGAACAGCGGTGCGTGTCGAATAGACGGCGCGACCGATTCGAGGTCCACGTCGTCCACGTCGTCGACGAACGCGACGGCGTGTGGAACGCCCGTGTTGACGGCCGTGACGGTTAGTCCTTCGACCTCACCCTCGACGAGTTCGTCGTCGCTTTCGAGCGGGACATCCCGCGGGTCGAACGAGGGGATACCCATCTCGACGTTTACTTCGTTTCCGTCGACGGTCGCGCGGCGGGTTCCGGCGGGCGTGTCAATCATGATTTCGTCCGTGTTGGCTCGCTCGGCGGCCCATGCAGCGGCCACGCGAGCGCCGTTTCCGCACATGGCGGCCACGGAGCCGTCCGGTTGGACGAGAGTCATGACGACCCGCGGCGGGTCGTAGCGCGATTCGAGTGCGAGAAAGAGGACGCCGTCCGCGCCGCGTCGGTCGCTTCCAGTCAGGACGATACCTGCGTCTCGGTCGCAGTGGGTTCGTGCGAATGCGGGGCGGTCGGGAACCGGGTCTTCGGCGTCGACGACGAAGAATTCGTTTCCGGTGCCGTGGTACTTTTCGAATGGAACGGAGTTGAGTACGCTCATTGGTTTGTGTAGGTGCTTGGTCAGTTGGGGATGTGTTCGGATGCGGTGCGTTCGAGAGTGGTGATGTCGTCGAGGGTTTCTCGGCGGCGGGCCAGTCGGGACTCGTCGCCGTCGAGGACGACTTCGGCAGGGCGCGGACGGGAGTTGTAGGTGCTCGCCATCTCGTATCCGTATGCGCCCGCGTTACCGAGTGCAAGGAGGTCGCCGCGTTCGGGACGGGCGAGTAATCGGCCGTCGGCGAACACGTCGCTCGTCTCGCAGACGGGTCCTGCGATGATAGTCGAAACCGCCTCGGCATCGGGCCGAGAGAGGTTCGAAATCGCGTGGTACGCGTCGTACATCGCCGGTCGGAGCAACGTCGTCATACCAGCGTCGATGCCGACAACGGTCGTTTCGGGCACGTCCTTCACGGTGTTGACTCGCGAGAGGAGGACGCCCGCGTCGGCGACGACGTAGCGCCCGGGTTCGATTGCGAGTCGGGCGTCGGTGTCGCCGAGTGCCTCGCGGGTCGCGTCGGCCACGGCGTCGAGGGAAAGCGGCGGTTCGTCCTCGCGGTACGGGACGCCGAAGCCGCCGCCCACGTCGACGAATTCGAGGCCGTCGATGGAGCGGGCGAGGTCGCCCATTCGGCGGACCAGTTCGCGGTGCGCCGAGAGGTCGTCGCCGGAGATACCGCTTCCCGCGTGGGCGTGGACGCCGACGAGGGCAACGTCGTCGCGCACGTCCTCGGCGAGGTCGGGAACGCGGTCGATTGGAATACCGAACTTCGCGTGCGCGCCGGTTCGGACCTTCTCGTGGTGGCCCGCGCCGATGCCGGGGTTCGCCCGGAGACAGAGTCGTCCGTCGAAGCCGCGTTCGCGCAGGCGGTCGATAGTGTCCGCCGCACCGACGGTGATGGTCATCTCTGGATTCTCCTCCCACCGTGAGACCACGTGGTCGAGGTCCGCGGCCGGCGGGTTGACGGCGGTGTAGCGGACGCGGTCGCCGGGGAAGCCAGCTTCGAGGGCGCGCTCGACTTCGCCCGCGGAGGCGCACTCGGCGTCGATTCCGGCGTCGCGGACGGTTTCGAGAACCGCACGTCCGGCGTGCGCCTTGACAGCGTAGCTGATGTGTGCGTCGGGGAATGCTTCGCGGAGGCGGTGACAGTTCTCGCGGACGCGCTGGAGGTCGGTCACGTACAGCGGCGAGCCGAACTCGTCGGCGAGCGAGCGGAGGTGCTCGCGGTCCCAGTCGGCCAGTCGCCGGACGGCCGGACCTCCCTCGCTCATTCGCGGAGTGCCTCCTCCCGACGGGTCGCATCGAGGGTGTCGTCTTCGATGTCGAGGGCGACGACAGCGGGCTTGTACGCGCCGCCGGCGAACAGGTCGTGGTCGCCGAGCGATGATTCGACGAAGCGGGTGAATGCCCGACGGTTCGCCGGTAGGTGCCCGTAGTAGATTTCCTCGTCGACAAGGTCGTAGACGGGGATACGAGGCGTGAGAAGCGTGTTCTCGCCGACGATGGAGTTCTCACCGACGACGAAGCCGGAAGTGACGCGACAGCCAGCGCCGAGGGCTGCACCGTCTTCGACGACGACCGGCGCGTCTTCGACGGGTTCGAGAACGCCCCCGATGAGGGTGTTTGCCCCGAGCTTTACGTCCGCGCCGATTTGGGCGCACGAGCCGACGGTGTCACAGGAGTCCACGAGCGTACCGTCACCGACGGACGCGCCGATGTTGACGAACGAGGGACTCATCATGATACAGTCGGAGCCGAGGTGTGCACCACGGCGGATAACGGTCCCATCGGGCGTGTTGCGGGTGCCGCGGTCGCCAAGGTCGTCGGTGTCGCGAAGGGGAAGCACGTCGTGGTAGCGAACGTCGCCGTACTCGCGGGTGAGCGTCTCGCGCAGGCCGAAATTGAGGAGGATGCCCCGCTTGACCCACTCGTTGGCCTCCCACGAGGTCACGTCGGTCCCCGTCTTCTCGGCGGCGCGAACCTCGCCCGCTTCGAGGGCGTCGAGGAACGCGTCGAGCGTGTCGAGTTCGTCGACGGTTGCAGACGCGGCGTCTACGTCGCCGTCGTCGTATCGCTGCCACAGGGTTCGTACGTCAGATTCCAGACTCATTCCAGCACCTCGGTGAAATCGTACCACCCGGCGTCGCGGTCTGATACCCACGCCGCGGCGTCGAGCGCGCCGGCGGCGAAGACACCCCGCGACCCCGCGCGGTGCGTTAGTAATAGTGACTCGTGATTGCCAGCCAGTAATACCTCGTGCTCACCGGCAATATCCCCCGCTCTTCGAGCGTGGACGCCGATTTCTTCTTCGCTTCGCGGGGCTTCGCCCTCACGGCCGTGGACACGTGGGGAGTCGCCGCGGGCTTCGTCTATATCTTCCAGAAGTGTCAGTGCCGTCCCGCTCGGCGCGTCTCGCTTGGCGTTGTGGTGCGTTTCGGTGAGTTCGATATCGTAGCCGTCGAGCGCGGGAACCGCCTCGCGGACCGCCCGGCGGAGCGCCGCGATACCGCGCGAGAAGTTCGAGGCGTAGAGCACCGGAACCTCTTCGGCTGCCTCGCGGAGTGCATCGAAGCCACCCTCACTCAGTCCGGTCGTCCCCGAGACGAAGGCGACGCCCGCTTCGGCGCAGGCGGTCGCGACTTCGATGCAGGCCGACGGGCCGGTGAAGTCCACGAGCACATCAGGACGGTTCTCCGCGAGCAGGTCGGGGAGGTCGGCGGCGTCTTCGACGGTGACGCCCTCGACTTCCGCACCCGGCGAGCGACTGACCGCAAACGCGACATCGAGGTCGTCACGGTCGGCGGCCGCGGCGAGGACTTCCTCACCCATTCGTCCGGTTGCGCCCGTGACGCCGACGGTGACCGTCACGCGTCGTTCCCTCCGTCGGGGACCGCCGACTCTGCGGTGAGTTCGTCGAGGATGCGGCGGAGTTCTTCTGTGTGTTCGTCGGTGAGTCGCGTCAGCGGCGGGCGCAGGCGCGCCGGGCCGTAGCCGCGGATTTCCATGGCTTCCTTGACCGGAATCGGATTCGTTTCCACGAACAGGTATCGACAGAGCGGCCCGAGTTCGTGGTGGATGTCGCGGGCGCGTTCGTAATCACCTTGCAGCGCCGAGTGAACCATCGCGCCCGTGCGTGCGGGTTCGATGTTCCCAACGACCGAAATCGTCCCGACGCCACCGACGGCGAGCGTCTGGAGCGTGAGTCCATCGTCACCTGAGAGGACCGCGAAGTCTTCTTCGCGGGTGTACTCGACGACCTGTGAAATCTGTCCGAGGTCGCCGCTTGCGGCCTTGTAGCCGACGATATTCGGGTGCTCGGCGAGCGTCGCAACCGTCTCGGGGAGGATGTTGCTTCCGGTGCGGCCGGGGACGTTGTAGACGATTTGTGGCAGGTCGACCTCGTCGGCGATGGTCCGGTAGTGTTCGATGAGTCCCGCCTGTTCGGGCTTGTTGTAATACGGCGAGATGAGAAGGAGCGCGTCGGCACCGGCGTCGGCAGAGCGCCGCGAGAGTTCGAGCGCCTCGCGGGTCGAGTTCGAACCGGACCCGGCGATGACGGGGATGTCTTCGACCGCCTCGACGACTGCCTCGACCACTTCGACGTGTTCGTCGTGGGTCAAGGTCGCCGATTCGCCGGTCGAACCGACCGGGACAAGCCCGTCGACGCCGGCGGCTTCCAGTCGCCGAACGTCGGATTGTAGTTGTTGGAAGTCGATACTCCCGTCCTCGTCGAACGGGGTGGTCATCGCGGGATAGACGCCGCGAAGGTCAAATGTTGTCATGTGTCGTTGTGTTGTGTGGAGACGGTTGTGGTGATGTGTGAGAAACGGTCGTGGAACCGAGTGCGTGTCAACCAAAGGCCGCCCGAGACGGGGTCGCTACTCCCGCAACGAGCGATTCAATACACGCGTTTTTTCGAAAAGAAAGCGGCACGCGACGCTGTCGACCGTGTTGTGGCCGGCGAAGGTCGCGTCGCGTCGTTCACACCAGATGTGGGTACTGGAAGTATAATATAACTTGCGCAGCCTGCAGGTCCTGCCGCGCGGGCGCTGGCACTGACGGTTCCGTTCATCCAGGTCTACATTCCGTTCATCCAAGTCTACACTTCTACTTCTTCGAGGACGGAACGACCGCCTCCGGGTTTCGACTCCCACTCCCACTCGTCTTCGATTCGGACGCGGCCGTCGACCAACTCTTCGGCGATTCCAACCAAGTGACCCGTCGAAGTCTCGTGGTCCTCGTTGAGCTGTACGTACCGTATGTTCAGGATGCGTCCGTCGAACGTGCCGGTCAGGAATCCTTCGATGATTGTTCCTCCAGCGTAGTGAGCGGTGACGACGTTGCCGTCCTGTTCAAAACGAAACCGGGTGTCACCGCCGACTTCCCCACCGTCGTTTTCGACGCCTACGAGTGTTCGGCCGTCGAGGGATAGCGTCTGGGCCATGCTTGGACCTAGCACGGTACTGAGTTACGTGTTTCTACGACGACCGAACGTACCCGATGGGAGTCTGTCTGAGTTCCGCTCCCGGACGGTTATTAGTCCGGGCCGTCCAATCGACACACGAATGACTGAGATTCACCCCGGTCAGCGCGTCGCCATTCTGGCTGACGCGCAGAACCTTTACCATACGGCACAGAGCCTTTATTCGAGAAATATCGACTATTCGTCGCTGTTGAAGAAAGGAACCGCAGGGCGGGACTTAACCCGGGCTATCGCCTACGTCATCCGCGCGGATTCGCCGGACGAAGACCGTTTTTTCGATGCACTCGTCGACATCGGGTTCGAGACGAAAATAAAGGACATCAAGA
It includes:
- a CDS encoding M20 family metallopeptidase, which gives rise to MNDEGFDPIAFLERAVPVASNDDVDEMRDLLVETLESHGTDATVDDAGNTLAAKGVSDPETHLVLNTHIDTVSPHIPYAREEGIIHGRGSCDAKGPLAALLAAFFAVDPAPDARVTLAITPDEELLSTGAAALDVDGDCYIVGEPTGLDVCTAAKGRFEGTVTLAGIAAHAAEPDSGSNAIDALAPVLDAIRSFDDDRDEHPDLGAATLTPTMVNGGENSNQVPAACRLVVDRRSVPPETAGGFREALESTLRDAAPDEVGVDFELTERPTPFLEAFATDPDYELVTTLARASREAGGRGAVRPFTAATEASYFSPSPVVVFGPGELADDEGAVAHADREYVTIDDVRTAATSLKTAVSELIGTATVD
- the dapF gene encoding diaminopimelate epimerase, whose product is MSVLNSVPFEKYHGTGNEFFVVDAEDPVPDRPAFARTHCDRDAGIVLTGSDRRGADGVLFLALESRYDPPRVVMTLVQPDGSVAAMCGNGARVAAAWAAERANTDEIMIDTPAGTRRATVDGNEVNVEMGIPSFDPRDVPLESDDELVEGEVEGLTVTAVNTGVPHAVAFVDDVDDVDLESVAPSIRHAPLFSEGANVTIASPDGEGGFRQRTFERGIEGETQSCGTGAVAVVAVAKRLGLVSGDDPVSVSPPGGALSVTVPDEGTALLGGPAVREGNGEADIVFRQR
- the lysA gene encoding diaminopimelate decarboxylase, which codes for MSEGGPAVRRLADWDREHLRSLADEFGSPLYVTDLQRVRENCHRLREAFPDAHISYAVKAHAGRAVLETVRDAGIDAECASAGEVERALEAGFPGDRVRYTAVNPPAADLDHVVSRWEENPEMTITVGAADTIDRLRERGFDGRLCLRANPGIGAGHHEKVRTGAHAKFGIPIDRVPDLAEDVRDDVALVGVHAHAGSGISGDDLSAHRELVRRMGDLARSIDGLEFVDVGGGFGVPYREDEPPLSLDAVADATREALGDTDARLAIEPGRYVVADAGVLLSRVNTVKDVPETTVVGIDAGMTTLLRPAMYDAYHAISNLSRPDAEAVSTIIAGPVCETSDVFADGRLLARPERGDLLALGNAGAYGYEMASTYNSRPRPAEVVLDGDESRLARRRETLDDITTLERTASEHIPN
- a CDS encoding 2,3,4,5-tetrahydropyridine-2,6-dicarboxylate N-succinyltransferase, translated to MSLESDVRTLWQRYDDGDVDAASATVDELDTLDAFLDALEAGEVRAAEKTGTDVTSWEANEWVKRGILLNFGLRETLTREYGDVRYHDVLPLRDTDDLGDRGTRNTPDGTVIRRGAHLGSDCIMMSPSFVNIGASVGDGTLVDSCDTVGSCAQIGADVKLGANTLIGGVLEPVEDAPVVVEDGAALGAGCRVTSGFVVGENSIVGENTLLTPRIPVYDLVDEEIYYGHLPANRRAFTRFVESSLGDHDLFAGGAYKPAVVALDIEDDTLDATRREEALRE
- the dapB gene encoding 4-hydroxy-tetrahydrodipicolinate reductase — its product is MTVTVGVTGATGRMGEEVLAAAADRDDLDVAFAVSRSPGAEVEGVTVEDAADLPDLLAENRPDVLVDFTGPSACIEVATACAEAGVAFVSGTTGLSEGGFDALREAAEEVPVLYASNFSRGIAALRRAVREAVPALDGYDIELTETHHNAKRDAPSGTALTLLEDIDEARGDSPRVHGREGEAPRSEEEIGVHARRAGDIAGEHEVLLAGNHESLLLTHRAGSRGVFAAGALDAAAWVSDRDAGWYDFTEVLE
- the dapA gene encoding 4-hydroxy-tetrahydrodipicolinate synthase — encoded protein: MTTFDLRGVYPAMTTPFDEDGSIDFQQLQSDVRRLEAAGVDGLVPVGSTGESATLTHDEHVEVVEAVVEAVEDIPVIAGSGSNSTREALELSRRSADAGADALLLISPYYNKPEQAGLIEHYRTIADEVDLPQIVYNVPGRTGSNILPETVATLAEHPNIVGYKAASGDLGQISQVVEYTREEDFAVLSGDDGLTLQTLAVGGVGTISVVGNIEPARTGAMVHSALQGDYERARDIHHELGPLCRYLFVETNPIPVKEAMEIRGYGPARLRPPLTRLTDEHTEELRRILDELTAESAVPDGGNDA